ACTCCTGCACGTCTTCGAGTGCCTTCTCGATCGCCCAGTTGTTCGCCGCCTGCCCGACGATCGACAGTGCCTGCAGAAGCGACACTCCTGCGTCGAGCATCATCGACAGGTTCCGGGCGAACCGCGCCACGGCCACCTTGGTGACCAGCGACCCGAAGATCGGCAGCCGCAGCTTCACCGGGTCAACGATGCGGCGGACCCGCTCGCTGTTGCGGTTGCGCACCCACCAGATCCAGCCGATGAACGCCACCGCGAGCAGCAGCGGCAGCACCCAGACCATGTTGTGCGAGATGGTGACGAGAAGCTGCGTCGGCGCGGGCAGCGCGGAGCCCATCCCCGAGAACATGCCCTCGAACACGGGCACGACGAAGGTGACCATGGCCAGCACGCCGAGGACGGCGATGATCATCACGATGATCGGGTAGGTCATGGCCGATTTGACCTTGTTCTGCAGCTCGGCCTCATCGGCGTAAGTGCGGGCCACCGACGACAGCGCCTGCCCGAGGAAACCGCCGAGCTCGCCGACCCTGATCACGCTCACCATCAGCGGCGGGAAGACATCGGGGTGATTGGCCAGTGCGACCGAGAAGGCCGAGCCGGACTGCACCTCGCTCTGCACGGCGGCGAGCGCCGCCCGCAGCGGCTTGTCCTCGGTCTGCTCGATGAGAATGGTCAGGGTGCGCATGAGCGGGAGCCCGGCGTTGATCAGCCCGGCCATCTGCTTCGCGAACACGGCGAGCGCCTTGGTCTTCACCCGCTTCTCGAAGCCGGGGATCGAGACGTCCTGGTTGAGCCCGGTCTTCGACACCGCCCGCACATCCAGCGGGGTGAGTCCCTGCGCCTGCAGCTTGGCGACGACCGCACTGGGTCCGGAGGCCTCCATGCTGCCCTTGATCACCCCGCCGCCGGTCCTGTCGACAGCGCGGTAGGTGTACTCCTCGATGAGTGCCATGATCAGCTCCCCCAGTCATCCGAGCCGCCCGACCAATCGCCGTCACGGATCTGCACGCGTACGCCGTCGAGGTTCTTCGGGTCCAGGGCGTGGGCGCGCGCGACCTGCGACGAGACGGTGCCCTCCGAGACGAGCCGGACGAGGTCCTGGTCGAGGGTGTGCATGCCGACCGCGGAGCCGGCCTGCATGGCGGTGTACAGCTGGGCGACCTGCCCCTCGCGGATCATGTTGGCCACGGCGGGGGTGTTGATGAGCACCTCGGTCGCGATCGTGCGTCCGTTGCTGTGCGCGAGCGGCAGCAGGGTCTGGCTGATCACCGCCTGCAGGGT
This is a stretch of genomic DNA from Microbacterium sp. YJN-G. It encodes these proteins:
- a CDS encoding type II secretion system F family protein, with the translated sequence MALIEEYTYRAVDRTGGGVIKGSMEASGPSAVVAKLQAQGLTPLDVRAVSKTGLNQDVSIPGFEKRVKTKALAVFAKQMAGLINAGLPLMRTLTILIEQTEDKPLRAALAAVQSEVQSGSAFSVALANHPDVFPPLMVSVIRVGELGGFLGQALSSVARTYADEAELQNKVKSAMTYPIIVMIIAVLGVLAMVTFVVPVFEGMFSGMGSALPAPTQLLVTISHNMVWVLPLLLAVAFIGWIWWVRNRNSERVRRIVDPVKLRLPIFGSLVTKVAVARFARNLSMMLDAGVSLLQALSIVGQAANNWAIEKALEDVQESVREGRSFSVPLAKAAVFPPIVAQMVSVGEEAGTLSEMLASVADFYEDEVNTATSQLTATIEPILIVGIGVIVGGMVITLYLPIFTLYGELGAG